DNA from Leptospira harrisiae:
CATTTCTTCAAATACGAAGAATGAGTTCATTTGGAGTCGTGAGGAATTTAAAAAAAATGGTATCGCGGTTGAAGACCTAAAACAAAACGACAATCGTATATTTGCCAACAAACAATCTATATCTCGTTTCCTTGAGGCGACAGGAAAAGAAAAAGAATACGAGACTATCATAGCAAAAATAAATAATAATTCGGAAAATTTTAAAATTATTATACGCCTATTTGAATGGATAAGAAAGAATATTAGCAATATAGAAATTATATCTGATCTAAAAATCGATTCTGTTCATAAAGTATATCTTCCCTATAAAAACAATCTGCTAAAAGAAGAAGTATTGCCAATTCCGCAGTATTACTTCTATTCAGAAAAATCGGGGAGCGGAAAGATTAGCGACAGAATTAAAAATTTAAGACCCTATAGCTTAGAAAACTTTCAGTCTAAGGAGATTGTAATTGGCATAATTTGTCTAAAGGAAAATGAAGGGACCGTTGAACTATTTTTGAAAAAAATTCAAGAACTACTCTTTTCTGTTTTTCAATTAAAAAAAGTAAAATATGATATTAAGCTTGTAGCAACAAATGATTTAAATGGATACTCTACTGCACTTTACAGCTTTGATTTCAAGGTTGTAGATTTAGTCATTGTCGTTCTGTCCGAAGAACATAAGAATTTGCCAAGGAAACATGATCCATATTACTTTTGCAAAGCAAAATTACTTGGTCACGAAATCCCAACTCAAGAGGTAATGATCCATAACGTAAAAAAGTACAATGAATTCATATTAGATAATATGGTCTTAAATATATATGCTAAATTAGGCGGAACACCTTGGACCATTGAAAAAGAAGACAAACTAAAGAACGAACTAGTGATTGGTATTGCGTCTACGACCGATGATTCAACCAAAACTGTGCTAGGTATTGCTCAGATATTTAATTATAATGGGAAATATCTCGTTTCTGATTGTACGTCAATTTCAACTTTTGAAAACTATTCAGAGAATCTAGAATTATATTTAAAAAAATATATAGCTGATTTCAATTTTGGAGAAGATAGCGAAATTCGACTCGTCTTTCATGTTTATAAGTCTGCGAGTGAGAAACATGAATTTAAGGCTATTTATAACGTCGTCGAAAGTTTCCCTGCGCAAAAGATCACTTATTCAATCGTCCATTTAGATTTTGGGCACAATTTTAGAATTTTTAATAATGATGGAAAATCAGAAAATAAGAAAGGTTCATTTATAAAAATCGATGATTTACGTGGATTGCTAACTTTTGAACCAAAAAGCACAATCCCTCTTTTGATATATATCGATCGTCGTTCTACATTCGTTGACTTATACTATATTGCTAAACAAATATATTGGTTTTCACATCTGTCTTACCGAAGTTATATGGCAGCTAAAAAGCCCGTAACACTTTCATACCCCAATCTGTTGGTCAATTTGACCGAGAAATTGAAAAAAGTTGAAGGCTGGGATTATGAATTATTAAAGAAGATGGGAGATAAACTTTGGTTTATTTGAAAGAGCTGATAGCGTGGGCTCGTGATAAATGCTTAACCGAGAGCATTCAAGATTATTTATATTACTATTTTTTCTCAAAAGATTCGATTGATAAAAAATCAAT
Protein-coding regions in this window:
- a CDS encoding Piwi domain-containing protein; the protein is MSGTFLNYFQVQLNSTSFDIKRIPYAAYKTKDAFSSLKKENLGIEFYRDNDWIYFWPTGGVEIERLGGKEVKINIDEKPSLVSSIISQSIALSLRGLNQYKVKKDKYSSTWSIIKETEDLLDNKIPGLMVKREVLLNSFYYYDAGVANFGICISSNTKNEFIWSREEFKKNGIAVEDLKQNDNRIFANKQSISRFLEATGKEKEYETIIAKINNNSENFKIIIRLFEWIRKNISNIEIISDLKIDSVHKVYLPYKNNLLKEEVLPIPQYYFYSEKSGSGKISDRIKNLRPYSLENFQSKEIVIGIICLKENEGTVELFLKKIQELLFSVFQLKKVKYDIKLVATNDLNGYSTALYSFDFKVVDLVIVVLSEEHKNLPRKHDPYYFCKAKLLGHEIPTQEVMIHNVKKYNEFILDNMVLNIYAKLGGTPWTIEKEDKLKNELVIGIASTTDDSTKTVLGIAQIFNYNGKYLVSDCTSISTFENYSENLELYLKKYIADFNFGEDSEIRLVFHVYKSASEKHEFKAIYNVVESFPAQKITYSIVHLDFGHNFRIFNNDGKSENKKGSFIKIDDLRGLLTFEPKSTIPLLIYIDRRSTFVDLYYIAKQIYWFSHLSYRSYMAAKKPVTLSYPNLLVNLTEKLKKVEGWDYELLKKMGDKLWFI